The DNA sequence GGGGCGCCGACTTCGAGCTGCGCAGCGCGCTCGGCCGGGACGACGCCGGCGGTGTCACCGGACGCCAGTGGCCCCTGCACCGGACCGGTTCCGTCGACTGGTCGGAGCGCCATTTCCAGCTGCGGGTGGAGAACACCTGGGAGCACAACGCGGCGGAGATCGCCGACGCGCTCGCGGTCTGCCAGGAGGAGACCGGGGCCGATCTGCTGATCCTCGTGGGCGAGGAGCGCGAGCAGCGCTCCGTGCGCCGGCGGCTCCCGCAGCGGCTGCACGACCTGGTGGTCGAGGCCTCGCGCGGCGCCGGCAGCCGGCTGCTCGACGAGGACGTCGAGCGGATCCGCACGGACCACATCCATGAGCGTGCCGCCGCCGAACTGGAACGGTTCCTCGCGGCCCGCGACCCCGACGACGAGGGCCGGGCGGGCGCCGTGGAGGGGGTGCCCGCGCTGATCGAGGCCGCCCGCGAGCACCGGATCGACGAGCTGCTGATCCGGCCGGACGGGCCGGACGCGCACCGCGAGGTGTGGATCGGCGAGGACCCGGACCAGCTGGCCGTACGGCGTACGGACCTGAAGGTGCTCGGTGAGCAGAACTCGTGGTCGGCGCGGGCGGACGACGCGCTGATCCGGTCGGCGGTCGCGACGGACGCGCCGGCGCTGGCGGTGAGCCTCGCGCCGGACACGCCGCAGGACGCACCGGTCGGCGGGCTGGGGGCGCTGCTGCGCTGGAAGTGAGCGCGAGCCACGCGTCCAGGGCCTGTCCGGTACGTACCGGGCGGGCTTTTCAGCGCGCGCGTTCCACCCGGCGTTCGTCCCAGACCGGTTCGGGGGTCTCCCTGACCCTGCCGTCGGCGCCGAAGACCAGGAACCGGTCGAAGGAGCGGGCGAACCAGCGGTCGTGGGTGACGGCGACGACCGTGCCCTCGAAGGACTCCAGTCCCTCCTGAAGCGCCTCGGCGGACTCCAGGTCGAGGTTGTCCGTCGGCTCGTCGAGCAGCAGGGCGGTGACGCCCTGGAGTTCCAGGAGCAGGATCTGGAAGCGGGCCTGCTGGCCGCCGGAGAGGCGGTCGAAGGTCTGC is a window from the Streptomyces capillispiralis genome containing:
- a CDS encoding Vms1/Ankzf1 family peptidyl-tRNA hydrolase, which produces MELAFLHPLYERPGPWASVYVDTSRHTEHTPQERRLTAQAMARELADQGADEATCQAVRRALEELRHSTEPHGRALFARDGKVVLDPPLARSPQRDWARWAPLPRVAPLLELAGEDPVCIVAYVDRRGADFELRSALGRDDAGGVTGRQWPLHRTGSVDWSERHFQLRVENTWEHNAAEIADALAVCQEETGADLLILVGEEREQRSVRRRLPQRLHDLVVEASRGAGSRLLDEDVERIRTDHIHERAAAELERFLAARDPDDEGRAGAVEGVPALIEAAREHRIDELLIRPDGPDAHREVWIGEDPDQLAVRRTDLKVLGEQNSWSARADDALIRSAVATDAPALAVSLAPDTPQDAPVGGLGALLRWK